In Solanum lycopersicum chromosome 5, SLM_r2.1, the following are encoded in one genomic region:
- the LOC101248675 gene encoding DNA-directed RNA polymerases II, IV and V subunit 3: MEGVSYQRFPKIKVREVKDDFMKFELRDTDASIANALRRIMIAEVPTIAIDLVEIEVNSSVLNDEFISHRLGLVPLTSERAMSMRFSRDCDACDGDGQCEYCSVEFYLRVKCLSDQTLDVTSKDLLSSDHTVVPVDYSDASSSFDNTPNKGIIIVKLRRGQELRLRAIARKGIGKDHAKWSPAATVTFMYEPEIYINEDMMESLTLEEKTELVESSPTKVFGIDPENKQVIVVDPEAYTYDDEVLKKAEAMGKPGVVEIHAKEDSFIFTVETTGAVKASQLVLNAIEVLKQKLDAVRLSDDTVEADDQFGELGAHMRGG; encoded by the exons ATGGAGGGCGTTTCGTACCAGAGATTCCCAAAGATAAAAGTACGTGAAGTTAAAGACGATTTCATGAAATTCGAGCTCCGGGACACCGACGCCAGTATAGCTAACGCTCTCCGGCGTATAATGATAGCTGAAGTACCTACTATAGCTATAGACCTAGTTGAAATCGAGGTCAATTCCTCTGTTCTCAACGATGAGTTCATTTCTCATCGTTTAGGGCTTGTGCCGCTAACAAGTGAACGAGCGATGAGTATGCGTTTCTCACGTGACTGTGATGCTTGTGATGGTGATGGACAATGTGAGTACTGTTCGGTTGAGTTTTATCTACGGGTGAAATGTCTTAGTGACCAGACGCTTGATGTTACTAGCAAGGATTTGTTGAGTTCTGACCATACGGTTGTTCCTGTTGATTACTCCGATGCTTCCTCGAGTTTTGATAATACTCCTAATAA GGGAATCATAATTGTGAAGCTACGACGTGGACAGGAGTTAAGGTTAAGAGCTATAGCACGGAAAGGAATTGGCAAAGATCACGCGAAATGGTCACCTGCAGCAACTGTGACTTTCATGTATGAACCAGAGATCTATATCAATGAGGACATGATGGAATCCTTGACTCTCGAGGAGAAAACAGAATTAGTTGAGAGTAGTCCCACAAAAGTCTTTGGCATTGACCCCGAGAACAAACAG GTTATTGTCGTTGATCCTGAGGCATATACTTACGATGATGAGGTGCTCAAGAAGGCTGAAGCCATGGGAAAACCTGGAGTTGTAGAGATACATGCCAAGGAAGATAGTTTTATTTTCACAGTTGAAACAACTGGCGCAGTCAAAGCTTCACAATTGGTGCTCAATGCAATAGAAGTGCTTAAGCAGAAGTTGGATGCAGTACGCCTTTCAGATGACACCGTTGAAGCAGACGATCAGTTTGGAGAGCTGGGCGCTCATATGCGTGGAGGTTAA
- the CHI2 gene encoding chalcone--flavanone isomerase, with protein MACVTKLQVENNVFPSKVVKPPSSNNTFFLGGAGHRGLEVEGKFVKFSVIGVYLEENVVPFLAVKWKGRSSEELTYSLEFFRDIVTGPFEKFMRVTLLLPLTGKQFSEKVAGNCVAIMKAMGNYSDAERQAIEKFLNVFQSETFSPGASILFTQSVVGSLTISFSDDDSVPGTGNVVIENKPLSEAVLESMIGKNGVSPAAKRSLAKRVSEMLEKSNAEEST; from the exons ATGGCTTGTGTTACTAAATTGCAAGTTGAGAATAATGTGTTCCCATCAAAAGTGGTGAAGCCTCCTAGTTCCAACAATACCTTTTTCCTTGGTGGAGCag GACATAGAGGTTTAGAAGTTGAAGGGAAATTTGTGAAGTTTAGTGTGATAGGAGTGTACTTGGAAGAGAATGTTGTTCCATTTCTCGCGGTTAAATGGAAAGGGAGAAGCTCTGAGGAGTTGACATATTCACTCGAGTTCTTCAGAGATATCGTTACAG GTCCGTTTGAGAAATTCATGCGTGTGACGTTGCTGTTGCCCTTGACTGGCAAGCAATTCTCCGAGAAGGTGGCAGGAAATTGCGTTGCTATTATGAAAGCGATGGGAAACTACAGTGATGCAGAGAGACAGGCTATCGAAAAGTTCCTCAATGTTTTCCAGAGTGAAACTTTCTCACCTGGTGCTTCCATCCTTTTTACTCAATCAGTGGTTGGATCATTGACG ATTAGCTTCTCTGACGATGATTCAGTTCCTGGCACGGGGAATGTTGTTATAGAGAACAAGCCATTGTCAGAGGCTGTGCTGGAATCGATGATTGGCAAGAACGGAGTTTCCCCTGCAGCAAAGCGTAGTCTTGCTAAAAGAGTATCAGAGATGTTGGAAAAGAGCAATGCTGAGGAGTCTACTTAG